TGCGTGGGATGCCATGCGAAGAATGATCCCGCCGCCGGGCTGCAATTGCTCAGCGTTGAGACCATTCTCAAAGGCGGCGCAAAGCACAAAGTCGTTTCTCCCGGCAAGCCGGATGAAAGCCTGATGCTGCAAGTGGTTGTGGGGAAGGCGGAACCGAAGATGCCGCCCAAGCCGCTGCTGCCGTTGGAGCCGGACGATGTCGCGATTATTCGCGAATGGATCGCCTCGCTTGGCGTATCTGAAAAAGTTGAAGAAGAAAACGAGACGCCTGCATCTTTAAAAGATCAACCAAAAGATGACGCGAAGAAAAACAGTACGCAGCCGGATACTGAAATTCTGGATGATGTTTTTGCGGGACGAATCCATCCTATCTTGCAGAGCAATTGCCTGGGATGCCACGGCGCGGAAAATCCTAAAGCGAAATTGGATTTAACTTCATTTTCATCAATTACGAATGGCAGCCGCAAAGGCAAAGTGATCGAACCGGGCAAGCCGAAAGCCAGCGTGTTGTTTCAGCGCATCGCCCAACTCGACGGCGCCAAACCCATGCCGCCCAAGCCGATGGCGCCGCTATCTGACGACGATATCGAAGCGGTACGCGATTGGATCGCCGCAATGGGCAAGTCTGCGCCCAAAGTTGAACCAACGAGTGAAGATGTTGCCGATGAACTGCTAGATGCTCCCATACATAATTATGAGCACGACGAGATCGGCGCGGTGGCGTTTCATCCTAGTGAACCAATTTTGGCTGTGGGGAAACTGCATCGAGTGGAACTGTACCGCTTCGACGCTGAAACGAAACAACTCAATTTAATACACACGCTGGCGGGCCATTCGAGTTTAGTGCGCGCTTTGCGTTTTAGCCCGGATGGGCAATCGCTGGCAGCGGCTGGCGGACGCCCCGCATTGGACGGCGAAGTGATCGTCTGGGACATGCAAACCCATCAACAAAAACTCAAACTGAAGGGGCATGACGATTGCATCTATGACATTGAGTATTCACCCGACGGCGCCACGCTGGCGACATGCAGTTATGACCGCGCGATCAAACTATGGGACGCGAAAAGCGGCGAAGAAACAAAAACGCTGCTCGACCATGTTGACGCCGTATACGCCATCGCTTTTAGCCCCGACGGCTCTCGGATTGCCTCAGCGGCGGGAGACCGAACGATAAAAATCTGGGACGCGCAATACGGAAAGCGCATCTTCACGTTGTCTGAACCGTTGAACGCGCAATACGCCGTAGCGTTTCACCCCGACGGCGTTCATCTCGCCGCCGCCGGCGCCGACAAAATTATTCGCGTGTGGGAACTGGGAGAGACTCGCGGCAAGTTGGTTGAATCTAAATTTTCGCATGATGGCGCCGTGTTGGATTTATTTTATTCTCATAGCGGAGAGACGCTGTTTTCGACCGCCGAAGACCGCCTGGTCAAAGCCTGGAGAGGCAGCGATTTTCAAGAACAGCAAGTCTGGGGCCCGCAACCCGATTGGGTGTTATCGCTGGCGTCTGATTCAAATGAATCTCTCTTAGCGATGGGGTGCTATGACGGAACGCTGCGATTGTATGACGTTAACAGCGGCGAACGATTGGTCTCGCTTGATGAAACGCCGAAAGACATTCAAGCCGAAATTTCACAGAAAAAAATCACCGAAGACAATTCGGGAAATTCACAAGACGTTCAAGACGGCGACCCGTTTCGCGTGCGCGTTGTGAAAGGCAACGGTACCTATTTGTCTGCGCTCAGTTATATCGAAACGCGGGCGTTTATTCGCGGCGCGTCGCATACGGTGAGGTTGCATGGAAAGAATTTAGACGATGCGTTGGTTCTCCCTGACGATGACGATATTTCCATTCGCGTGACCAATGTTGAAGTGGGTGAATTGGCTGATTTTAAACGGGCGGAATTTACCACGGCGGCGGAGATTGTCGATACCGGGCTGCCTTATGTTTTGACCTTGGAGATTGCGATTGGCGAAAACGCGCGAGAGGGCGTACACCACATGTGGGCGCAAACGCCGCTGGCGACGACCAACATGGTTACTTTTGCTGTCGAAGGCTCAGCGCCAGTGAAGGAAAATGAAGAGAGTGATTCGCTAACTTCGGCGCCTTGGTTAGAGCCGCCCTGCATCGCCGCCGGGGCGATTGGCGAAGTCGGCGACGTGGACCCGTTTCGCATCAAAGCAAAGGTGGGGGACGAGTATCTTTTTGATGTGATGGCGGGCGCGATTGGCTCCGGTTTGGCTGCGTCGCTTGAGATTGTTGATGAAGAAGAAAATGTGCTGGCTTCAGGCAGCGGTCGAATCGGCTATCGCTTTGAGCGAGACGGGGACTACGGCGTTCGAGTTCAAGACGCCAATTTGCGGAAAGGCGGGTTCTATCGGCTTCATGTCAATGAAAAGCCGTTGGTTGAATCCGTGTTTCCCTTGGGCGCGCAAAAAGGCGCGACGGCGCAGTTCTCGTTTGCAGGATATAACCTGGGTGAGAAAACGGTTGAAGTGAAGGTTCCCGAGACGGATGAAGACATTCGCAATTGGAACCCGTTTCCATTTTCTAAACCCAATCTGGCGCTTAGCGAATTTCCAGAAGTCATTGAAGTAGGCGAAAACCGTTCGCGTGAAAAGGCGATTTCCATTGACACGCCCTGCATCGTGAACGGGCGTATTTATGACCCCAGCCGCGAACAGGATGAAGATTGGTATCGCTTTGAGGCGAAACAGGGCGAACGCCTGGCGATTGCGGTTGAGGCGCAGCAACTTGGCTCTACGCTCGATTCGATCATTGATGTGTTTGATGCTGAAGGCAAGCCGATTGAGATTGCCGCTGTCCGTTGCGTCGCGGAGACGTTTTTGACTTTGTCTGACCGCGATTCGCGTTCGAGAGGTATGCGGCTTGATTCATGGACGGACCTGACGATCAATGATTATATGATGGTGGGCGACGAAGTTTTGCAAGTGGTCAAACTGCCCGATTACCCTGACGAAGACGTGTTGTTTGCGGGCAATGCGCGTTTTGGTTGGCGCTATGGTTTGTTTGGAACCACGCCCGCGCACCATGCAGTGTTTGCTCCTGCATACAAAGTCGAGATTCATCCACCGGGAACGGCGTTCTCGCCGAACGGGATGCCAGTGTTTCGCCTTTATGCCCGCAATGACGACGGTGGCGCGCCGACGTATCGAAAAGATTCTTACCTGGTTTTTGATCCACCGAAAGACGGCGCCTATTATGTTCGCATCAGCGATGCGATGCAACAAAGCGGGCCGGAGTTTGCGTATCGTCTGCATGTGCGCCCGCCGCAGCCGGATTATAAAATATACGTTGATAATTCACGCCTGAATGTTCATCAAGGCGGGCGCTATCCACTGAGCATTACCGCGGACCGTATCGAAGGTTTTGAC
This genomic interval from Candidatus Hinthialibacter antarcticus contains the following:
- a CDS encoding c-type cytochrome domain-containing protein, translating into MKNYLIALFLLALIAAPLGFSIDFEQDVEPILMANCVGCHAKNDPAAGLQLLSVETILKGGAKHKVVSPGKPDESLMLQVVVGKAEPKMPPKPLLPLEPDDVAIIREWIASLGVSEKVEEENETPASLKDQPKDDAKKNSTQPDTEILDDVFAGRIHPILQSNCLGCHGAENPKAKLDLTSFSSITNGSRKGKVIEPGKPKASVLFQRIAQLDGAKPMPPKPMAPLSDDDIEAVRDWIAAMGKSAPKVEPTSEDVADELLDAPIHNYEHDEIGAVAFHPSEPILAVGKLHRVELYRFDAETKQLNLIHTLAGHSSLVRALRFSPDGQSLAAAGGRPALDGEVIVWDMQTHQQKLKLKGHDDCIYDIEYSPDGATLATCSYDRAIKLWDAKSGEETKTLLDHVDAVYAIAFSPDGSRIASAAGDRTIKIWDAQYGKRIFTLSEPLNAQYAVAFHPDGVHLAAAGADKIIRVWELGETRGKLVESKFSHDGAVLDLFYSHSGETLFSTAEDRLVKAWRGSDFQEQQVWGPQPDWVLSLASDSNESLLAMGCYDGTLRLYDVNSGERLVSLDETPKDIQAEISQKKITEDNSGNSQDVQDGDPFRVRVVKGNGTYLSALSYIETRAFIRGASHTVRLHGKNLDDALVLPDDDDISIRVTNVEVGELADFKRAEFTTAAEIVDTGLPYVLTLEIAIGENAREGVHHMWAQTPLATTNMVTFAVEGSAPVKENEESDSLTSAPWLEPPCIAAGAIGEVGDVDPFRIKAKVGDEYLFDVMAGAIGSGLAASLEIVDEEENVLASGSGRIGYRFERDGDYGVRVQDANLRKGGFYRLHVNEKPLVESVFPLGAQKGATAQFSFAGYNLGEKTVEVKVPETDEDIRNWNPFPFSKPNLALSEFPEVIEVGENRSREKAISIDTPCIVNGRIYDPSREQDEDWYRFEAKQGERLAIAVEAQQLGSTLDSIIDVFDAEGKPIEIAAVRCVAETFLTLSDRDSRSRGMRLDSWTDLTINDYMMVGDEVLQVVKLPDYPDEDVLFAGNARFGWRYGLFGTTPAHHAVFAPAYKVEIHPPGTAFSPNGMPVFRLYARNDDGGAPTYRKDSYLVFDPPKDGAYYVRISDAMQQSGPEFAYRLHVRPPQPDYKIYVDNSRLNVHQGGRYPLSITADRIEGFDAPIEVRVRNLPDGFSATSSVILPGEESCSITLWAIDGAETTAWNDDFVVEARSTIDGEEVVRESHINQLSVVRPADVTITQQPEVIRVRPGESVKCTVKIKRSNGFSGRVPIDVRNLPFGVYVMDTGLNGILVTENETERTYEIYVEPWVAPMERPFFSIASVETSSPLRHWNASNTSVLKIETPLQQAAFNLN